Genomic window (Oryza sativa Japonica Group chromosome 3, ASM3414082v1):
GTCAAAGCAGTACTGGAGGAGGTAATTTTTAATTCAAATCTGCCTGTCCATGTGATATGGATATTTCTTCACCAGGTTATGGGGGAACATATCTTGCGCAAACTCATACGAGTAGCTAGTATTATGCATGCAAAACCTTTTCAGTTTGGCATCAAATAGGCATGACAAACACTCGAATCTGGATGAATGGGGTAGTCCCTTATTTAGAAATTTATATTTCAAATGACTATGCGCTGGAAGAAACAAAGTGGGACAATTATTCAACTCGCTATGGAATAATAATAGAAATACATGCTGTTATTTCCGCTTCCACGGAACCTCACTTCCTTTCTGTTTTTGCTATCAATCCATAGACTTTCTTGTCAATTTGTTAACATTCTTTTCATTAATTTGAGCCCTAATATTCTTGTTCCTAATATTTGTTCAGGTTTACACTAGATATACCCCGTGGAGGCTCTTTACTATTATATAGCTAACACAAATGTATTCAGTGTGCTTTGTAGCCACTTAGTTCATGATGCCACAAATGGAGGCATGAATGCTATTTACTATTGATttctcaaacttttaatttataAACCAGTAGACTCTGATACTAACATTGTTAGATTTTTGTTAATTTTTGGTCAATTCAagaaattataattttttttggagcTATAATAATCTTTTCACTCTTAGTTACTTATTCTTTTCCTGCCGTTAATGGAACAAGGTGCCATATTTGTCTTGCATACCTTGTAGTCAAACATAATGAACCTAGTGGTAAAAGGAGCACGGAACTTGTATATATCCTCCAGCCTTCTAAAGGGTGCTGGCATATCTGTCATAACAAGGTTATACCATTCTTTTACAAGAATGCTGACATATGATAATTTTTGTTATCATTGCAACACTAGGGTGGGCATTTCTCTGGTATTTATAGAAAAGTGCAACTAAAGCCACTGAAATGGATTAGAGTTCCAAAGCGCTGTGGTGATGGTGAAGAGGAACGACCAATTGAAGCACTGATGATTCTAAAATATGGCGGTGTACTCACTCATGCTGGGAGAAAGCAGGTTTTGTACTCATAACTTTTTACTTTAATTTTCAACTGtttgttactccctctgtcccgcAATGAGTTCATTTTTGGCCTCTcccatttgtcccaaaataagttcatttttgagCAATCATTTCATCGGAGTTAGTTTTCTATTGGTatatgtgatgggtgaaaaatgaacttatttcgtgacggagggagtattatgtaTTCTCATGGTAAATATCCACCCTCCCTCATTACAACTTAATTAATCTAAGTTTAATTTAATAAGCCTCAGAGCTAGAATTATTCTGTATCAATCACTAGTTTTCTGTTACTCCAATCTAGGCTAGTACCTAAGCGTTGCAATGGAATTTAAATGAATATACCAGAATATTGTAAACTTGCAAggctctatatatatatcagaaGAAAAACATATCCATAGAAGGTCCCACCAACTCAATAGGTGGTGGTGGGATGGTTAGTCAACTAGGTTCTATTATGTCGTACTAGCCAAATATCGATGAGTTGTAATGATCTAGAATAAGTACAAtagaaatttgaaaatttttatacAATTTTCAATTTATCATCAATCCACAAATAACTCTTACAACCGAATGAGCAAATTTGGATACAACAGGAACAAAGTTCATACAGTTGCATTTGTGATCAACTTTATTCTTACGtcatgattttatttttcatgcTTCTCATTCAGGCTGAAGAGTTGGGTAGGTTTTTCAGAAACAATATATATCCAGGTAAGATTCACATTGTGTTGCTTCTGTTATTATGTAAAGAACTTTTTTTATCTTTGATGTTCTTTTCAAGTGAAAAGAGAAATTTACACTGGAGATCCATAAACTTGAGCAGTAGTGGCCTAGGTCCTTGGCAGGCTTGTGATGTTGAACACCTGTTCCACTTAGTTTACTACAACAATTTTCTAATTAATTTGGAAAGGAAGTTCATGTAAAAGGTGACTTAGCTGTCATAATAACATGTATGTGAGTAGTTGATGTGGCTTGTTGAAGTTACTGCTTAGATGAAGTTCTTGATGCTAGCAAACAAGAAATTATAGAACACCCATTTTTTATCTTTGCAACTTATTTTAGCTAGTTAAATATCTGTACAATACCTACATCAATTATGTTTTTCAAAACCTTCAGCTTACAATTGGCTCATTGACATAAACGACAGAATTGTCAAGTAGGGCCCTAGCACACCTGTCATTAATGGGCCTTCTAGTgaaaatttcagttattttctttaGATATAAATGCAATAAGAACCTGGCATTATTATAGGCAATGATTGGCTAGGAAAAGTAACTTTACTGACATTACAGTCTGTTGcaggtttcttttttttaagaataaagTTGCATGTATTTAAGCTTTAAAACATTTTAAGTAATGTAATGTTCTCAATGAAATGTGATCTCTGTCAGGCTGCCTTGTCTTGCATGATGACCTTGTATCatcttggttttcttttctcttttttttttttttaaaaaaagtttatttcTTGTACTCAATATTCTTTTCTTACTAGTATGTTATCCTGAATATAGGTGAAGGAACTGGTTTGCTTCGCCTTCATAGCACGTACAGAcatgatttaaaaatatacAGTTCAGATGAAGGCCGTGTGCAGGTATACTTTTggtcttctttttttcaatttatAGCCCCTCTGAAATAGTTCAATTTAGATAATctgaaatagttttatttttttaatttattctgTTTTTCCTTTCTATGTTGACATTGGTCATGCCAACAGGATTTAGGAAAATTTTACCTGTTGATAGGTAATTGTTGTTAGTTACCTTTCAACTACTTTTTATTTCCTGTGGTAATAAAGCCCATACCTGCTTGTGTTTAACCTATCAAATACGGAACAATGGATGGGGGCAAACATAACTTAAGCTGATGAAAATTGTTTGGTCTCAGTGATATATGATGTTTGTTCTTCTCAGATAGTGCTAAATCTGCTTGATCATATCCATACCGTGTTCAGGATGGCTCGGAAGCAATAATCAGTCTAATATTAATCAATGCATATTCAAACTTTATTGGAAACTCTGTAATCTAATTGTACTCCTAGATAATTGCATTTTTTCACTATTTCCCGGACTACTGGAAAACCAGGCAAAATATACTATTGTCATAACTAATAGCCTAACTTCAAATCTGTATATTCAAGCCCAGCACGCTCATTTTGGTACTTTCACTACTTTGATAAAATTACACCACTGTTATACACTGACAAATTGTTGTACTCGAACACATAAATACAGAAAAATATATTGCAGAAATGATAGGATAAGTTATTCAGTAGGATAATCATAAAAGTGGATGCTATCACTGGGTATAGTAGAGAGAAGATAGCAGCAAAATAGAAGTGGATCGTCTGCAACTTGTCTTATAGTATGTGGCTATGCGTTATTTTCTCTTGTAATGTTATTTATCATCTGAGTATATGTTCATGATGGTGTACTTGTCAGATGTCAGCAGCAGCATTTGCCAAAGGCCTTCTTGATTTGGAAGGGCAACTAACACCTATACTGGTCTGTTGCTTATAATTTAGATCCTTTTTGTTGCTTACTTGTGACTCCTGCCTCTTTCTCAACTCTGCCTTTGTACTAACTTCTCCAGGTCTCTCTAGTAAGTAAAGACTCATCTATGCTAGATGGATTGGAAGATGCTAGCATCGAGATGGATGAAGCAAAGGTTTGCTCTCATATTTAATAAACACCCCGTATTTGTTTATGAACTCTGAAGTATTGAAGTCTCAAAAAGACACAAGCACATAGTATACTGCGAAGAGGTTAATTTTAAGGTATATACTGTCTGGTGCTACTGTGGACTGGCACTGGTGCATCCTCTTCAGCTTAGTTGGATTGATACTCCTCTTTGGTTAGGAGATTTCCATCGAGAGATCAATTAGAGATTGCCTGTGAGGATTTAAAGGATATAGCTAAGAGTATGGAAATTTTGGATGAGATTCTGTTATTAGGAAATCCTGTCCTGATGACActtattctgtcttcctgtttCTCTCACTGCCTCTTGTCTTCTTTGCTTTCCTCATCACAGCTCCTGGTCAGTGACGCTTGGGGCCAAAACCACCTACCCATGACAGTTACTTGTTACAAGTCCCGTATAATTCATGTCATGTCCATACTTACCATGTCAACCAGTTCCATATACGATACAATTAGATATGTATATGTTTTGGCATGTTTGCTTTAATCTCAGGAAGCTAGATCATTTACGAGTATATTACAAGTCTAGCCTGTATCTTGTATATGCCAGGACAACCGCCTGGCATAACTATGAGTTTTAACACTTGCTAGTGTTGAATCTAACCATTACTTTATTTTTCACCCCTCATAAATCTTTAGAAGCACCTGTGATGTTCCTTAGTTACTATAAGCTAATTCTTAATCCTTCTGTATTGTCATATCTTCACTTAATAACTAGGATCTCCTTGCTGCCTTCTATTCCTGTTCATCATATACTATTaccaaaaattaaataaataaacattTTCAGGCTAGATTGCATGAGATCATCATTACAAATGCTAAAGCAAAGAATACCAATGAACCAGTGGAGTTTCcatggatggttgatggtgcAGGATTGCCTGCAAATGCTTCGCAGCTTCTCCCTAAGATGGTACAGTACTTTGACTGGATATAAGCTTGGTCTTTTTCATAAGCATCTTTTGAAGTATTCAAATAATTTACAGCATTTGTTTCAATAATGCATTTCTAAACCACTCTAGGAGAGGTTTTAATAATAAGAGAAGACAGCTATGGAAAATATTGGACTGTCTAATGTAGGGCAGTCTTTTCTTCAAAAGATATGAGAACAAAAATATTGAGAACTTAGGGCAGTGCTAATAATTGGTATTTATGTATATGCTGATGATTAACAAAGAACTGTGAAAAATATTAGCTCACATTCACCTCAAAGCAATATGTTACTGTGTCAGTCATGCCAACTGTGAAGTCTTGAGCTCAATAGGTTTATACTGGAGCATGTCTTGCTTGATTCATGAAACAAACCTTTtgaagcaaatataattaatgttAGAAGTCATGATGGTGTAGGATTCAGTAGATGCCACTGTTTTGTCTTGAGAATTTATGCAAAAATGTATATGATTCTTATTTCCTTGCTTTAAAACTTACTAGGCCAAGTTGACGAAAGAAGTAACTGCACAAGTCAAGCTACTtgctgaagatgaagatgagaagCTTGCATTAACAAACTCGTTTTCTAGATATGACCAAGCAAAGGCTTTTGGAAAAACAACAATTGATGTAGCTCGTATTGCTGCCGGGTTGCCTTGTGGTAGTGAGAGCTTCCTCTTGATGTTTGCTCGATGGAAAAAACTTGAGAGGGATTTATATAATGAAAGAAAGGAGTGAGTAAAATGTTTCACTTTTAGACTTCTTGATGTCAGAAATCATTTTATTAACCAAGTATAACTTCCTTCTCCAATCACTTATATAGTGCTCCATAAATTTTACTGCAGCCGATTTGACATTACACAAATCCCAGATGTCTATGACTCCTGCAAGTAAGTGAACAAACCATCTTCAAGTAACTAGGTTATTTAGAAAGAAATCAGGAGCGTGAATTAACTGTCTGTTTTCATTAGCAATCTCTATTTTCTAGCTTTTCTGAATCCAAAGCCGCTAATATATTTGAAGGGTACCTAAATACTCATTATGACATAAAGTTATTTAAATTTGACACAGAATTATAACGTGATGCCATTATTCTTCCTTATATATCTAATGTACTTATTTGAATTATGAAAGATCATTTACATCTGTCATGAACCGCACAATCTAAGTGCTGAATTACATTGCAGATATGACCTCCTGCATAATGCACATCTTAACCTTGAAGGTTTGGAAGAGCTTTTCAAAGTTGCTCAAGTAAGGAACCTTAACGTTCTGTACTTCCATTTGATCTctcttttaaatttgcatgaatGTTACTGATGGACTTCTTGAGTAGCCACGAAGTCATATTGACTAAGTACTTCCTGCAGAAGAGAAATCAGTCAATTGCAATTGTAAATATATACTGATATGCAATTGCAAAATATGGCCATATTATTTTTGTATGAACAACTGGGTAGATAGGGCATTGAAGTTCTGACTTCTGAGGATATCATTTGACACAAGTCACCTGTGCCACATAAAGAATGACATTCCTAGTTTTCTTTGCCTCCACAAGTCTTGGAGTGCAGACTATTGCATTGTGGTCACATAGGCCTTGAAAAGATCGCAAGTGGTTAAATTATACAGTTCCAATGCTCAGGTGATGTGACTATGTGAGACAAACTGTATGGTCAGTGCTTATGTTATGATGATTCCTCATAGAAGGTTCAATCTTATATTCTTTTTGTATAGCCTTATGAGAGATGTGAGTCTTAAGTTCATTATGCTAGATCTTGTGGAGTGAAGTGACCTGGAACAGACATTGTTTGTTTAGTGCATCTGTTTGGATGATTCAACGTAGAAGGTCCAATTCCACATTCTTTTTGTATAATGTTATGTGAGATATTAGTGAGAATTTCATTAAGCTAGATATTAGTGAGATATGTTCTTTTCTTCATACTTTTATCATTTCGTATAAAtcaattactccctctgtaGAAAATTGTAGGGCatattttatttggaaaagAAGTTTTTAAGACAAGACTTTGACCATTGATTGCGCATAAATATATtcataatatctataaaagcaATGTTTATGAACGCTCTTTGAAAAATGAATGTATTGGTATAATTTTATGCACTAAAATATACTTATAATTTGACTAATTGTTTGTCAAAAATTTACAAAGTTTGACCTTCTGAAAAATTATAGCTTTTATCTATTAGAGCCACATATGATGTTAtagttttggattttttttgttagtttaTTTGTGTAGATTAGTTCTCTTTGACGTTTTTAATATTTTCATCATAGCTTATCTAACATTGATTGTTGTAGCTTCTTGCTGATGGCGTAATTCCAAACGAGTATGGGATCAACCCAAAGCAAAAACTAAAAATTGGCTCAAAGGTTTGTTTTAAGAAAGACGTTACTGTTTGTTCCATCCACAGATGATTATATGCTCTTTGCATGCCACAAACTGATTAATCATTTTGAATGCTTTGATTGGTTTTCCTAGATAGCACGTCGGTTACTTGGAAAAATTTTAATTGATCTACGGAACACTCGTGAAGAAGCAATAAGTGTTTCAGATCCAAAATTTACAGAAGATGAAGCTACATTCTTACCAACGAAAGAATCAGAGTACCAACAAAAACTTCAAACTAGAAATGAGGATGGAAGAAGATCTAGTTCCACAAGTGAGAAATCATTGgatcaggaagatgaagatgatagAGAAACTAAATACCGCTTAGATCCTAAGTATGCCCTTGGTTTTATCAATCCTAATCAATCCTAATCACATGTGTATTTAATTTCTCTAATTCACTTTATTCCAGGTATGCTAATGTAAAGACACCTGACAGACATGTCCGGACAAGGCTTTATTTCACATCAGTATGCATGAGACTTCATGTTCAGCTTTGCTTTTGTTCTTATCATCATTTTTGGATTTAATTGTTATTCTAACATTCTCTTTAACAGGAATCTCACATACACTCCTTAATGAATGTCCTTCGCTATTGCAACTTGGATGAATGTCTACAAGGGGAGGATAGCCTTGTCTGCCAAAGCGCTTTAGACCGACTGCATAGAACCAGGGAGCTTGACTACATGAGTAATATTGTGCTTAGAATGTTTGAAAATACTGAGGTATGGATCTTTTTCATATGGCTCACAAGAAAACTTGCCTTGTTACAAATGCTATTTTTATTCTGGGTAAGATTTCTGTTTTTCACAAAATACATGAGACCATATGTTTCCAAACCGCCATTTTATGTGCGATGAGGTCCTGGATCTCTTTATCTTATTTCCTTGACTATTCTCTGTTTTGCACCTACTTATGTTGATGTGCTTCATAGGTTACAGTTCTTACTGTTGGGATAACGTTTACAGCCAGTTCTCTGGAATTTGGATGTTGTTGTTTTACATGGTCTTATTTGCTTACCGGATTTCGTATTTACAGGTTCCTTTAGAAGATGAGAAAAGGTTCCGGATTGAAATGACATTTAGTCGTGGTGCTGATCTTAGTCCTCTAGAGGTGATGTTTGCACCTTCTTTTGCAACGCAGGACATGAGCTCCGGTGTGCTTGCTCGCTACTAGATGCATTTGAGCAATTGAGACTTACTCATGTAATATATGTTTTGGTCCAGGATAAAACCAGTGAAAATACTTCCTTGCTCCAGGAGCACACCCTGCCGATAATGGGGCCTGAGAGACTGCAGGAAGTTGGTTCCTGCCTAACACTGGACAAGTTTGAGAAAATGGTGCGACCATTTGCGATGCCTCCTGAAGACTTCCCTCCAGCTGCTGCGCCACAAGCCTTTTCTGGCTACTTCAAAGGCTCTGGAATGCTTGAAAGACTCGCTAGTCTCTGGCCTTTTCACAAGGGCGCGACTAATGGGAAATAAGTGAAAAAGCTACAAAATGGTAGAATTGATCCATGTGAATATTTCTCAACTTTTAGCATCTGGTGGCAACACCATTTGCCCAATTTTGGTAACTTTGTCGAATGTTTCAGAGACTGGATCCTTTATAAATGCTCTTGCCCAATGTCTTCAAATCCTGTTGGTGAAGCACAAAAATATACATGCAATTGTGTAGCTAACTCTGAATATGCAATCTCCTCAAGTTTTTTCAGGAACTGTCTTGTCCAGGGATCAAATATACTTTCTGCTCCTGATCAAGCTCTGAACAATGTTGGCATTTTGGCAACATGGACAATGTTCATCAGACAATGTCTGTTGGAGAACACCTATGCTAACACCTAGGCATGCACTAATTTTCCTTGCATTTGATTTCCACCTTGCAGCTGGTTAGCTCATGCACATCTATTTTGGCACACTTCAACTctgctgaaaaaaaaagctgCACGGTCAACCAGCTAGACACGATCATTGTCTGATGAATGATATTAGAATTTGATTGCGTTGTAAATTACTATAACTTACGTGTGCTTATGCCATTTAAACTCCATCTGGTGAGCCTGGTCTCTCAAGAAACATGAGCATGGGTAGCATCCGTAGTTTTTAGTGTATTTTAAGAGATCTGGTCAAAACCTACAACAGTAAggcaaaattaaaataaaatattttgtttGCATCAACGATATACtcctaaaggcaagattttcCAATTGTGATGAAAGCCGGAAACCTAGCGAGGTAGGTGAAGAAAGACAAGGGATGTGTGAAACATGATATCTTTCATCTTGTCTTTCTTTTTGGccattttaaaaatgattttaacTCTAATTTATATTTGGGAGCATGATTGGATTACACGTTGCACTGACAAGTGCCGCTCTACATTTGGATGCTTCCATTGACTGAAAAGATTACAATAGCATATCATTTcatttttcttaaaagaaaTTAATAGATAAAGACACAGCTGATGATAAAAGGCAAGAAAAGATTGTGTCAACTTCACTTTAGTGGCCGAAGAGTGAGTTGCCTTCTGCAGCAATTCAGCAAAGTGCAGCTTGGAAGCGTCTGGCGTATTATGCCAAGTATTTGGACAGCAGGAATTTGTCGCGATGGGTCTTTGACAGGCATTACCATACCAATAGTTGAGAGCTTGAGGCTCAATCTGAATATGTTTCCGCCTTTATTCTTAGTAACGTAATTTCAATTATATATGGATAAATATTATTATCCGTAAAAATTTATTCTCTAGTAACTATATTCACAAGAAAACAATgtaaaataaaattagaaaaagtaaATCAAACA
Coding sequences:
- the LOC4333768 gene encoding inositol hexakisphosphate and diphosphoinositol-pentakisphosphate kinase VIP2 isoform X3, with translation MPTGGTDVKVYTVGPGYAHAEARKSPVVDGVVMRNPDGKEVRYPVLLTPTEKQMSRDVCSAFRQMVCGFDLLRCDGRSYVCDVNGWSFVKNSYKYYDDAACILRKIFLDAKAPHLSSTIPPSLPWKSNEPVQPTEGLTRQGSGIIGTFGQSEELRSVIVVIRHGDRTPKQKVKLKVTEEKLLNLMLKYNGGKPRAETKLKSAVQLQDLLDATRQLVPPTRSGRESDSDAEDLEHIEKLRQVKAVLEEGGHFSGIYRKVQLKPLKWIRVPKRCGDGEEERPIEALMILKYGGVLTHAGRKQAEELGRFFRNNIYPGEGTGLLRLHSTYRHDLKIYSSDEGRVQMSAAAFAKGLLDLEGQLTPILVSLVSKDSSMLDGLEDASIEMDEAKARLHEIIITNAKAKNTNEPVEFPWMVDGAGLPANASQLLPKMAKLTKEVTAQVKLLAEDEDEKLALTNSFSRYDQAKAFGKTTIDVARIAAGLPCGSESFLLMFARWKKLERDLYNERKDRFDITQIPDVYDSCKYDLLHNAHLNLEGLEELFKVAQLLADGVIPNEYGINPKQKLKIGSKIARRLLGKILIDLRNTREEAISVSDPKFTEDEATFLPTKESEYQQKLQTRNEDGRRSSSTSEKSLDQEDEDDRETKYRLDPKYANVKTPDRHVRTRLYFTSESHIHSLMNVLRYCNLDECLQGEDSLVCQSALDRLHRTRELDYMSNIVLRMFENTEVPLEDEKRFRIEMTFSRGADLSPLEDKTSENTSLLQEHTLPIMGPERLQEVGSCLTLDKFEKMVRPFAMPPEDFPPAAAPQAFSGYFKGSGMLERLASLWPFHKGATNGK
- the LOC4333768 gene encoding inositol hexakisphosphate and diphosphoinositol-pentakisphosphate kinase VIP2 isoform X2; the encoded protein is MKPFVEKPVNGDDHRIMIYYPNSAGGGMKELFRKVGNRSSEFHPDVRRVRREGSYIYEEFMPTGGTDVKVYTVGPGYAHAEARKSPVVDGVVMRNPDGKEVRYPVLLTPTEKQMSRDVCSAFRQMVCGFDLLRCDGRSYVCDVNGWSFVKNSYKYYDDAACILRKIFLDAKAPHLSSTIPPSLPWKSNEPVQPTEGLTRQGSGIIGTFGQSEELRSVIVVIRHGDRTPKQKVKLKVTEEKLLNLMLKYNGGKPRAETKLKSAVQLQDLLDATRQLVPPTRSGRESDSDAEDLEHIEKLRQVKAVLEEGGHFSGIYRKVQLKPLKWIRVPKRCGDGEEERPIEALMILKYGGVLTHAGRKQAEELGRFFRNNIYPGEGTGLLRLHSTYRHDLKIYSSDEGRVQMSAAAFAKGLLDLEGQLTPILVSLVSKDSSMLDGLEDASIEMDEAKARLHEIIITNAKAKNTNEPVEFPWMVDGAGLPANASQLLPKMAKLTKEVTAQVKLLAEDEDEKLALTNSFSRYDQAKAFGKTTIDVARIAAGLPCGSESFLLMFARWKKLERDLYNERKDRFDITQIPDVYDSCKYDLLHNAHLNLEGLEELFKVAQLLADGVIPNEYGINPKQKLKIGSKIARRLLGKILIDLRNTREEAISVSDPKFTEDEATFLPTKESEYQQKLQTRNEDGRRSSSTSEKSLDQEDEDDRETKYRLDPKYANVKTPDRHVRTRLYFTSESHIHSLMNVLRYCNLDECLQGEDSLVCQSALDRLHRTRELDYMSNIVLRMFENTEVPLEDEKRFRIEMTFSRGADLSPLEDKTSENTSLLQEHTLPIMGPERLQEVGSCLTLDKFEKMVRPFAMPPEDFPPAAAPQAFSGYFKGSGMLERLASLWPFHKGATNGK
- the LOC4333768 gene encoding inositol hexakisphosphate and diphosphoinositol-pentakisphosphate kinase VIP2 isoform X1; amino-acid sequence: MVVEGNGRADSITIGVCVMEKKVFCSPMEQILERLRAFGEFEIIIFGDKVILEDPIEIWPKCDCLIAFYSSGFPLKKAEAYAALRRPFLVNELEPQHLLHDRRKVYEHLEKYGIPVPNYALVNREYPYQELDYFIEQEDFVEVHGKRFMKPFVEKPVNGDDHRIMIYYPNSAGGGMKELFRKVGNRSSEFHPDVRRVRREGSYIYEEFMPTGGTDVKVYTVGPGYAHAEARKSPVVDGVVMRNPDGKEVRYPVLLTPTEKQMSRDVCSAFRQMVCGFDLLRCDGRSYVCDVNGWSFVKNSYKYYDDAACILRKIFLDAKAPHLSSTIPPSLPWKSNEPVQPTEGLTRQGSGIIGTFGQSEELRSVIVVIRHGDRTPKQKVKLKVTEEKLLNLMLKYNGGKPRAETKLKSAVQLQDLLDATRQLVPPTRSGRESDSDAEDLEHIEKLRQVKAVLEEGGHFSGIYRKVQLKPLKWIRVPKRCGDGEEERPIEALMILKYGGVLTHAGRKQAEELGRFFRNNIYPGEGTGLLRLHSTYRHDLKIYSSDEGRVQMSAAAFAKGLLDLEGQLTPILVSLVSKDSSMLDGLEDASIEMDEAKARLHEIIITNAKAKNTNEPVEFPWMVDGAGLPANASQLLPKMAKLTKEVTAQVKLLAEDEDEKLALTNSFSRYDQAKAFGKTTIDVARIAAGLPCGSESFLLMFARWKKLERDLYNERKDRFDITQIPDVYDSCKYDLLHNAHLNLEGLEELFKVAQLLADGVIPNEYGINPKQKLKIGSKIARRLLGKILIDLRNTREEAISVSDPKFTEDEATFLPTKESEYQQKLQTRNEDGRRSSSTSEKSLDQEDEDDRETKYRLDPKYANVKTPDRHVRTRLYFTSESHIHSLMNVLRYCNLDECLQGEDSLVCQSALDRLHRTRELDYMSNIVLRMFENTEVPLEDEKRFRIEMTFSRGADLSPLEDKTSENTSLLQEHTLPIMGPERLQEVGSCLTLDKFEKMVRPFAMPPEDFPPAAAPQAFSGYFKGSGMLERLASLWPFHKGATNGK